A genome region from Methanococcoides burtonii DSM 6242 includes the following:
- a CDS encoding CDGSH iron-sulfur domain-containing protein, translated as MTENKTSIQPSTNGPYIAKELNDLKNSKGDTFEPQSMVALCRCGHSSNKPFCDGTHLKVGFTGEKVEGRQPDKVDTYVGKDITIHDNRGVCSHRGYCTNNLPTVFRMKEEPWVDPDGASVKDIIRVVEMCPSGALSYTKDGVLHKDVDRKPGITVTKDGPYDAVGRIEFDDPDGNTSEPKEHFTLCRCGASKNKPFCSGEHWHIEFKDEKN; from the coding sequence ATGACAGAGAACAAGACATCCATCCAGCCATCAACGAACGGACCATATATTGCAAAGGAACTGAACGACCTGAAGAACTCAAAGGGAGATACTTTCGAACCGCAGTCAATGGTAGCCCTTTGTCGCTGTGGCCATTCTTCGAACAAACCGTTCTGTGACGGAACACATTTAAAAGTGGGATTCACTGGCGAAAAGGTAGAAGGCAGACAACCTGACAAGGTCGATACCTATGTTGGAAAGGATATTACTATCCATGACAACAGGGGTGTATGCTCCCATCGTGGATACTGTACAAACAATCTTCCAACCGTTTTTAGAATGAAAGAAGAACCATGGGTCGATCCTGATGGTGCAAGTGTAAAAGATATAATCAGGGTCGTAGAGATGTGCCCTTCAGGTGCCCTTAGTTACACAAAGGATGGAGTCCTGCACAAAGATGTTGATCGAAAACCTGGCATCACGGTCACAAAGGATGGACCATATGATGCCGTAGGCAGGATAGAGTTCGATGATCCCGATGGAAATACCTCCGAACCAAAAGAGCATTTTACCCTTTGCAGGTGTGGTGCTTCAAAGAACAAACCCTTCTGTAGCGGAGAACACTGGCACATTGAATTCAAAGACGAGAAGAACTAA
- a CDS encoding mechanosensitive ion channel family protein codes for MELTYFDLLSALIVLVLGIIVAKVLIKIFKNGLQKTNLPELIVEFLSKFILALLYVAVILATVSMLGPDISSVIVGLSAVIGLILGFGMQDTLTNIAAGVWIATLRPFDKGEYLEVTGYSGTVHEVGIMATDLLTPDNKLITIPNKLVWGSPIVNATRMPTRRVDVDVGVSYDTKPEDALKVAMKLMKENPMVHADPAPAVVTTALTDSSVNLQLRAWTNTADYWGVKGALTNGILKAYKEEGIEIPYPQLDVHIEKE; via the coding sequence ATGGAATTGACATATTTTGACCTTTTATCAGCATTGATAGTACTCGTATTAGGCATCATTGTTGCAAAAGTCCTCATAAAAATATTCAAGAACGGATTGCAGAAAACGAATCTACCGGAACTTATTGTAGAATTCCTGTCTAAATTCATTCTTGCACTTCTCTATGTCGCAGTCATTCTTGCAACAGTATCAATGCTTGGACCTGACATTAGCTCGGTCATTGTCGGACTTTCAGCAGTCATAGGACTGATCCTTGGTTTTGGAATGCAGGATACATTGACAAATATTGCAGCCGGTGTCTGGATCGCCACACTTCGACCTTTCGATAAAGGAGAGTACTTGGAAGTAACAGGATATTCAGGAACCGTACATGAGGTAGGTATCATGGCGACCGACCTGCTTACTCCGGACAACAAGCTCATCACAATACCAAATAAACTGGTATGGGGAAGCCCTATTGTCAATGCAACAAGAATGCCCACCCGAAGAGTCGATGTTGATGTGGGAGTCAGCTACGATACCAAACCCGAAGATGCATTAAAAGTTGCCATGAAGCTTATGAAAGAGAATCCAATGGTCCATGCAGACCCTGCACCAGCTGTCGTGACAACTGCACTCACAGATTCATCAGTGAACCTGCAACTTCGGGCATGGACAAATACAGCGGATTACTGGGGAGTAAAGGGTGCATTGACGAACGGCATCCTGAAAGCATACAAAGAAGAAGGCATCGAGATCCCATATCCACAACTGGACGTGCATATAGAAAAAGAATGA
- a CDS encoding MarR family winged helix-turn-helix transcriptional regulator, with translation MDKTKQIIELRLEIDYLKRKIESNIVGQFVEKDDICLNKTANKAIHFIKREGEVMPSNLAKYLEIKKSSATSLIDSLETEGLVYRKDDPSDRRKTLLGLTENGLERSKYMIDKMCSVASECMSDLSDEDIDEALNALKILVKFHTHMHSNTPLFLEKMAQEKCSDNS, from the coding sequence GTGGATAAAACAAAACAAATAATAGAGTTGCGTCTTGAAATTGACTATCTTAAAAGAAAAATAGAAAGCAACATTGTCGGTCAGTTCGTTGAAAAAGATGATATTTGTTTGAACAAAACCGCAAATAAGGCTATTCATTTTATAAAGCGTGAAGGGGAGGTCATGCCTTCCAATCTTGCAAAATATCTGGAGATCAAGAAAAGTAGTGCCACAAGCCTGATCGATTCTCTTGAAACTGAGGGGCTTGTTTATCGAAAGGATGATCCGTCTGATCGCAGGAAAACATTATTGGGTCTTACTGAAAATGGGCTAGAACGATCTAAATATATGATCGATAAAATGTGCAGTGTTGCATCAGAATGTATGTCCGATCTGAGCGATGAGGATATTGATGAAGCACTAAATGCACTGAAGATCCTCGTCAAATTCCATACACATATGCACTCTAATACTCCTTTGTTCCTTGAGAAGATGGCTCAGGAAAAATGTTCGGATAACTCATAA
- a CDS encoding efflux RND transporter permease subunit → MRRWLRKNVRITHKEVVIIKNLFEKLGVFIESNTIPIILVALLLVLVSVQGAQNITMESGTDTFVEKTSQLYQDFDHLYMNIFGIEAIVVIVEDGQVSDPAALQAMDRFEHMTLSLPGVVGVQSATSVIKDANYKVNGEAALPEDEAELAALIRDYVPEGLMPDATHALMYVEMAGSTSDEQKQEILRELEVSVSMAEFPPDYNVVVTGEPAFMVSMNNAMMSSMAVLLGLSVILMVVVLYLVFGHVRWRLMPLAIVLLGIIYTFGAMGYLEIPMTMVSMAAFPVLIGLGIDYAIQFHNRIEEELERGESPEAAVVDTIKHTGPAVLIALIITALGFFSLLTSSVPMIQDFAKLLLIGIAMCFLASLFVGVTVIYGLNHMQSIRKEKFAKLFSNGKSKSKASSSTQDTKPDLMERLLGSTTTFTLKHPFLILFIALLTCSAGLVADTQVGIQTDTESFVPQDLPALIDLGHLSDITGGEDQFNIIIKTNNVADPELLQWMDEFAEHEVDSRSNILGAESMASVISSMNGGVIPDSEAEVNALYDQMPAQQKERFMYGGNMLLLNLNIGDAMGSLGMEGIEALIDVVEDDMVWMAPPPGVSATITGSNVVFTEVIGALTSGRVFMTYLGLGLVFGGLLLIYRDLLKALVPVITMFMVVGWSGGLMYLLGMDYTPMTATLGALILGVGSEYAVLMMERYFEEKEKGATPEEAMSEAGTKIGKAIITSGLTTLFGFCALAVSDFDIISSFGIITVIDVGLALFATFVIFPPVMVSLDNFREKRKAAKTLLDGSFENEGLDREIGTYGNEPGADAF, encoded by the coding sequence TTGAGAAGATGGCTCAGGAAAAATGTTCGGATAACTCATAAGGAGGTAGTCATCATAAAGAACTTATTCGAAAAACTGGGCGTCTTTATTGAGAGCAACACTATCCCTATAATATTAGTAGCCTTATTGCTCGTCCTTGTCTCTGTCCAGGGTGCACAGAACATTACTATGGAATCCGGAACTGATACATTTGTTGAGAAAACTTCCCAACTGTATCAGGATTTTGATCACCTCTATATGAACATCTTCGGCATTGAAGCCATTGTTGTCATAGTTGAGGATGGGCAGGTGAGTGATCCTGCTGCACTGCAGGCAATGGACCGGTTCGAACACATGACATTGTCGCTTCCCGGAGTTGTAGGGGTTCAAAGTGCGACCTCTGTCATCAAGGATGCCAATTACAAGGTGAACGGTGAAGCAGCATTGCCGGAAGATGAGGCAGAACTTGCAGCATTGATAAGGGACTATGTGCCGGAGGGATTGATGCCTGATGCAACTCATGCACTTATGTATGTGGAGATGGCAGGCTCAACCTCGGACGAACAGAAACAGGAGATCTTGCGTGAACTTGAGGTTTCGGTCTCAATGGCAGAATTCCCTCCTGACTATAATGTAGTGGTTACCGGAGAACCGGCTTTCATGGTTTCCATGAACAATGCAATGATGTCCAGCATGGCAGTATTGCTTGGTCTTTCAGTCATATTGATGGTCGTTGTTCTCTACCTCGTATTCGGTCATGTCAGATGGAGGCTTATGCCATTGGCAATCGTGCTACTGGGTATCATCTATACGTTCGGAGCTATGGGTTATCTTGAGATACCCATGACCATGGTTTCAATGGCAGCTTTCCCTGTATTGATAGGGCTTGGCATTGATTATGCCATTCAGTTCCATAATCGTATCGAAGAAGAACTTGAACGGGGTGAATCTCCTGAGGCCGCTGTGGTGGATACTATCAAGCACACTGGCCCTGCTGTTCTGATCGCACTTATTATTACTGCACTGGGTTTTTTCTCCCTTCTTACTTCCAGTGTACCTATGATACAGGATTTTGCAAAATTGCTTCTCATAGGTATTGCGATGTGTTTCCTTGCATCCCTGTTTGTCGGAGTGACAGTAATATATGGTCTTAATCACATGCAATCGATACGTAAAGAGAAATTTGCAAAATTATTTTCAAATGGAAAAAGCAAGTCGAAAGCATCTTCTTCCACTCAGGATACTAAGCCTGATCTTATGGAAAGGTTGCTTGGAAGTACTACCACCTTCACTCTAAAGCATCCTTTTCTGATACTTTTTATAGCTCTTCTCACCTGTAGTGCTGGCTTGGTGGCTGATACTCAAGTAGGTATCCAGACAGATACGGAGTCGTTCGTTCCGCAGGACCTTCCTGCACTGATAGACCTTGGGCACCTTTCTGATATCACTGGTGGTGAGGACCAGTTCAACATAATTATAAAGACTAATAATGTGGCTGATCCCGAACTTCTGCAATGGATGGATGAGTTTGCCGAGCATGAGGTCGATAGTCGAAGCAATATTCTCGGGGCGGAGAGTATGGCCTCTGTCATCAGTTCAATGAATGGTGGCGTTATTCCCGACAGTGAAGCTGAGGTAAATGCCCTGTATGATCAGATGCCTGCTCAGCAGAAAGAGCGTTTCATGTATGGTGGGAATATGCTCTTGCTGAATCTGAACATTGGTGATGCAATGGGCAGTCTTGGTATGGAGGGCATTGAAGCTCTTATCGATGTTGTCGAGGATGATATGGTGTGGATGGCTCCGCCACCGGGTGTATCTGCAACGATAACTGGAAGCAATGTGGTCTTTACAGAAGTCATCGGTGCCCTCACATCCGGAAGAGTCTTTATGACCTATCTTGGCCTTGGTCTGGTATTTGGAGGATTACTTTTGATCTATCGTGATCTTCTCAAAGCGCTTGTGCCTGTTATTACTATGTTCATGGTCGTTGGCTGGTCAGGTGGTCTGATGTATCTTCTGGGTATGGATTATACACCAATGACAGCTACACTGGGTGCGCTCATTCTTGGAGTTGGTTCCGAGTATGCTGTGCTGATGATGGAGAGATATTTCGAGGAAAAAGAGAAAGGTGCTACTCCTGAGGAAGCTATGTCGGAAGCGGGTACCAAGATCGGTAAAGCCATTATCACTTCAGGCCTTACTACGCTGTTTGGATTTTGTGCATTGGCAGTGTCTGATTTCGATATAATTAGCAGCTTTGGTATTATAACTGTGATAGATGTGGGGCTTGCTTTGTTCGCAACGTTTGTCATCTTCCCGCCTGTGATGGTATCGCTTGACAATTTCCGTGAAAAGAGGAAAGCAGCAAAAACATTACTTGATGGATCATTTGAAAATGAAGGACTGGATCGAGAAATCGGTACTTATGGCAATGAACCGGGGGCTGATGCCTTTTGA
- a CDS encoding COG1361 S-layer family protein — translation MMNCKYTKKQKYVNSAVMLTFLLAMALLVLAASPLAEAKEFIQPNHEFSTNYYDGYGEPDIYASVLGDVEFERGETAQVRVVLSNRGVLHGFKARGNVGTDEGLHSLSLKELEYESLRTTAFGIKAEMISSTDHIEVDPITSVQTLEKLSPGVLPDDPMSFTITISDNAPAGSYMILLPVSYEFQDEVEMTDGITIRIGLPDVDHTSFYKIRNTTLQIPVIIEPSAKFVVSEVEGELTSGKSGTINVTYTNIGEVEAYDAYARIITMKPLSSSRSVVNLGNVAPGEDKTVSFNVASEISAVEKIYGIDSEIKYRNDDDEIEFSDNIFVEVPIRSRESSISITLVAFAGILLLVIYMGYNTLRKAKKAK, via the coding sequence ATGATGAATTGTAAATATACAAAAAAACAGAAATATGTTAATTCAGCGGTCATGCTAACATTCTTGTTGGCCATGGCTTTGCTTGTTCTGGCAGCTTCTCCTTTAGCGGAAGCAAAAGAGTTCATTCAGCCGAATCATGAATTTTCCACCAATTATTATGACGGATACGGCGAACCGGATATCTATGCTTCCGTTCTGGGGGACGTTGAGTTTGAACGAGGAGAGACTGCGCAGGTGCGTGTTGTTCTTTCCAACAGAGGTGTTTTGCATGGCTTTAAGGCAAGGGGTAATGTGGGGACGGATGAGGGATTGCATTCCTTGTCCTTAAAGGAGCTTGAATATGAGTCATTGAGGACCACAGCATTCGGCATTAAGGCTGAAATGATATCTTCTACAGATCATATAGAGGTAGATCCGATCACGAGCGTCCAGACTCTTGAAAAGCTTTCGCCAGGTGTGCTTCCTGATGATCCTATGTCCTTTACTATAACTATCTCTGACAATGCTCCGGCAGGCAGCTATATGATTTTGCTCCCTGTGAGCTATGAATTCCAGGATGAGGTGGAGATGACCGATGGAATTACTATCAGGATCGGTTTGCCTGATGTTGATCATACTTCTTTCTATAAGATAAGGAATACAACGCTTCAGATCCCGGTTATCATCGAACCTTCTGCAAAGTTTGTGGTTTCTGAGGTCGAAGGTGAACTTACGTCAGGAAAATCTGGTACTATCAATGTGACCTATACGAATATCGGTGAGGTTGAAGCATATGATGCATATGCCCGCATCATTACGATGAAACCTTTGAGCTCTAGCAGATCGGTCGTTAATCTTGGGAACGTTGCTCCTGGCGAGGATAAGACCGTTTCATTCAATGTTGCTTCGGAAATATCTGCTGTCGAGAAGATCTATGGTATCGACAGTGAGATCAAATATCGCAATGATGATGACGAGATCGAGTTTTCGGATAACATCTTTGTTGAGGTTCCGATAAGGTCCAGGGAGTCCAGTATAAGTATCACTCTTGTAGCATTTGCAGGAATTCTATTGCTGGTTATCTACATGGGCTACAATACTTTAAGGAAGGCTAAAAAAGCTAAATAA
- a CDS encoding COG1361 S-layer family protein, with translation MVKMTDSRYALPIMASLAVLLLCAIPASAEFTAANAELPDFFNFDENYYTVYGGPDVTATLVGDNKFERGDSVTLNIDLMNKGLITGFRSEEDSTFLSTLEQKLQNTEMSYESQRTTAIGIVAVLTSLDPDVDVKSGPQEAGTLVSGQQTESPVQFNIEISNNAVSGNYPMRLDLYYGYQKNVQINGDNETNLGITNMEVGLWYDVGGQNTTFNILVEDEARFEVTNVTGDLYPDSESMVYVTYKNVGDLPAKDATVRISAADPFSTTDDQAFLGTLGSGESTVAIFKLKVDELAVPKAYALNSEVKYEDIKGHDQTSDTVKIKTDVLSTSAKSDGSNTMVIIGAGVVIVLAAAGYFVYRSRVSKKDGDE, from the coding sequence ATGGTGAAAATGACCGATTCCAGATATGCTTTGCCAATTATGGCTTCACTTGCGGTATTGCTCCTTTGTGCAATTCCGGCAAGTGCTGAGTTTACGGCAGCGAATGCTGAACTTCCTGATTTCTTCAATTTTGATGAGAACTACTATACTGTATATGGTGGCCCTGATGTGACTGCAACCCTTGTGGGTGACAATAAATTTGAGCGCGGTGATTCCGTGACTTTGAACATCGATCTTATGAACAAAGGTCTTATTACAGGATTTAGATCTGAGGAAGATAGTACTTTCCTGAGTACTCTGGAACAGAAATTACAAAATACAGAAATGTCGTATGAATCCCAGCGTACTACTGCAATTGGTATTGTGGCGGTTCTAACATCTCTTGATCCGGATGTTGATGTCAAGTCCGGTCCTCAGGAAGCTGGAACCCTTGTTTCAGGCCAGCAGACAGAGTCTCCTGTACAGTTCAATATCGAAATATCAAATAATGCAGTGTCTGGAAATTACCCTATGCGTCTGGACCTTTATTATGGATACCAGAAGAATGTGCAGATAAATGGTGACAATGAGACCAACCTTGGTATCACTAATATGGAGGTTGGCCTATGGTATGATGTTGGTGGGCAGAATACAACTTTCAATATCCTCGTAGAGGATGAAGCAAGGTTCGAAGTTACCAATGTTACCGGTGACCTATATCCTGATTCGGAGAGTATGGTCTATGTTACTTACAAGAATGTAGGCGATCTTCCAGCAAAGGATGCTACTGTAAGGATAAGTGCAGCTGATCCGTTCAGTACTACCGATGATCAGGCATTTTTGGGTACGCTTGGATCTGGTGAGAGCACAGTTGCAATTTTTAAGCTTAAGGTCGATGAACTTGCAGTTCCAAAGGCTTATGCTTTGAATAGCGAGGTCAAGTATGAGGATATAAAGGGACATGACCAGACATCTGATACTGTGAAGATCAAGACCGATGTACTTTCTACATCTGCAAAGTCCGATGGCTCTAATACGATGGTGATCATTGGTGCAGGTGTGGTCATAGTGCTTGCCGCTGCAGGATATTTTGTTTATCGAAGCAGGGTTTCAAAGAAAGATGGCGATGAGTGA
- a CDS encoding translation initiation factor IF-2 subunit gamma, translating into MSQPCVNIGMVGHVDHGKTTLVSALSGVWTDTHSEEMKRGISIRLGYADTTFRKCPTCPEPQNLSVAKTCEHCGTKTEEIRTVSFVDSPGHETLMATMLSGAAIMDGAILVIAANEECPQPQTKEHLMALNIIGIKNIVIVQNKIDLVPKEKVIEHYHQIKEFVKGTVAEDAPVVPISAQQNINIDVLISAMNEMIPTPVQKLDKPAHLLIARSFDINKPGTPIDKISGGVIGGTLTAGTLKAGDDIEIRPGRKVESENAVRWEPIFTNINLIIAGKEKVDEATPGGLLALGTGLDPSITKSDSLTGQVAGVPGTLPPTRDSFTLELKLLERVVGVSDEESIGKIKTSEPLMLNVGTATTVGIVTSAREDVAEAKLKRPVCAEVGSMVAISRRIGSRWRLIGVGVIKD; encoded by the coding sequence TTGAGTCAGCCTTGTGTTAATATTGGCATGGTGGGTCATGTCGATCATGGAAAAACAACGCTTGTAAGCGCACTGTCTGGTGTATGGACAGATACGCACAGTGAAGAAATGAAGCGTGGTATATCTATTAGATTAGGGTATGCAGATACCACTTTCAGGAAGTGTCCTACCTGCCCAGAGCCACAGAATCTTAGTGTTGCTAAGACCTGTGAGCACTGTGGGACAAAAACGGAAGAGATCCGTACAGTGTCATTTGTAGATTCCCCTGGTCACGAGACCTTGATGGCAACAATGCTCTCAGGAGCTGCTATTATGGATGGAGCTATTCTTGTCATTGCTGCGAACGAGGAATGTCCTCAGCCACAGACAAAGGAACATCTGATGGCTCTGAACATCATCGGTATCAAGAATATCGTGATCGTGCAGAATAAGATAGACCTTGTTCCAAAGGAAAAGGTCATTGAGCATTACCATCAGATCAAGGAATTCGTTAAAGGAACGGTTGCAGAGGATGCACCGGTTGTTCCGATCTCCGCACAGCAGAATATCAATATTGATGTTCTCATCAGCGCGATGAACGAAATGATTCCAACTCCAGTACAAAAACTTGATAAACCTGCACACTTACTTATTGCAAGGTCTTTCGATATCAACAAACCTGGAACACCTATTGATAAGATCTCTGGTGGCGTTATTGGTGGAACCCTTACAGCAGGTACACTAAAAGCAGGTGATGATATTGAGATACGTCCAGGACGTAAGGTCGAGAGTGAGAATGCTGTTAGGTGGGAACCTATCTTCACCAACATCAATCTTATAATTGCAGGGAAGGAAAAGGTTGATGAGGCAACTCCTGGTGGATTGCTTGCATTGGGTACCGGTCTGGACCCAAGTATCACAAAGAGTGATTCCCTTACTGGACAGGTTGCAGGCGTACCTGGTACATTGCCGCCAACACGTGACTCGTTCACTCTTGAACTGAAGTTGCTTGAACGTGTAGTGGGTGTGTCTGATGAGGAGTCTATTGGTAAGATCAAGACCAGTGAACCTCTTATGCTCAATGTCGGTACTGCAACTACTGTGGGTATCGTTACTAGTGCACGTGAGGATGTCGCAGAGGCAAAGTTAAAGCGTCCGGTATGTGCTGAGGTTGGCTCCATGGTAGCTATCAGCAGGCGTATTGGTTCACGCTGGCGACTTATTGGCGTTGGAGTAATCAAAGATTGA
- a CDS encoding DNA-binding protein, protein MKVIIDTNGFMIPVQFKVDIFGELGRLGYDEFIVPQAVVNELKSLVKKYRGENKTAAKVGLSLSDRCTLLDRAGIADDIILQLALDMDAAVLTNDVGLVKRLNDANATVVRLRQKNRLDITR, encoded by the coding sequence TTGAAGGTTATAATCGATACGAACGGTTTCATGATACCGGTTCAGTTCAAAGTGGATATCTTTGGTGAACTGGGACGTCTCGGGTACGATGAGTTTATTGTGCCTCAGGCGGTCGTCAACGAGCTCAAGTCCCTGGTCAAGAAGTATAGGGGTGAGAACAAAACCGCAGCAAAAGTTGGACTTTCGTTATCCGATAGATGTACTCTCTTGGATAGAGCAGGGATTGCGGACGATATCATCCTTCAGCTTGCTCTTGATATGGATGCAGCAGTGCTGACAAACGATGTTGGTCTGGTAAAGCGTCTTAATGATGCGAATGCTACCGTTGTGCGTTTACGCCAGAAGAACCGTTTAGATATAACACGATGA
- a CDS encoding DNA-directed RNA polymerase translates to MYKRMKLKDTIRVAPRLLGEDVGVSVKDALKEKLEGRVDKALGSIVAITDIEEVGEGHILVGDGAVYYDVIFEAIIFIPQLQEVIEGLVVETVEFGAFVSIGAMDGLLHVSQITDDFMSYDGKNGRLISKVGNRTLSEGDKVRARIVAVSTNEREPRDSKIGLTMRQHALGRLEWLEDARKPKSDESKNKDE, encoded by the coding sequence ATGTATAAAAGGATGAAACTTAAGGATACGATCCGTGTGGCTCCCCGTCTGTTGGGCGAAGATGTAGGAGTTAGCGTAAAGGATGCGTTAAAGGAGAAGCTTGAGGGCAGGGTCGATAAGGCACTGGGCTCCATTGTCGCTATCACTGATATTGAAGAAGTGGGTGAAGGGCATATCCTTGTAGGAGACGGAGCTGTCTATTACGATGTGATCTTCGAAGCTATCATATTCATCCCACAGCTTCAAGAGGTTATTGAAGGTCTGGTAGTAGAGACTGTAGAATTTGGTGCTTTTGTAAGCATTGGAGCTATGGATGGTCTTTTACACGTTAGCCAGATCACTGATGATTTTATGTCCTATGATGGTAAGAATGGCAGGCTTATTAGCAAGGTCGGAAATCGTACTCTTTCAGAAGGTGACAAAGTGCGTGCCCGTATCGTTGCTGTGAGCACCAACGAGAGAGAGCCAAGGGATAGTAAGATCGGATTGACAATGCGCCAGCATGCTCTGGGCAGACTTGAATGGCTTGAAGATGCACGCAAGCCCAAGTCCGATGAATCTAAGAATAAAGATGAATAA
- the spt4 gene encoding transcription elongation factor subunit Spt4 produces the protein MVDQVCRECHRIVSGQTCPVCASSNLSDDWSGLVIIVDPQRSIIAEMIGVEVADKYALKVR, from the coding sequence ATGGTAGATCAGGTATGCCGTGAATGTCACAGGATCGTTTCAGGTCAGACATGTCCTGTTTGCGCTTCAAGTAATTTGAGTGATGACTGGAGCGGACTTGTCATTATCGTTGATCCTCAACGTTCCATAATAGCAGAGATGATCGGTGTTGAAGTTGCCGATAAATACGCTTTGAAGGTGCGGTAA
- a CDS encoding GTP-dependent dephospho-CoA kinase family protein, with translation MGLQISLPDSLRPLLRKPFGVLYTGIGSDAVKSLVKDLNNPTKLISVGDVTTFHLLDSNIIPDILIVDDRTKRAPASSQVVFGTKHKGFAEITVDNPPGVITEDLINVISDAIVSDKNVRIFVQGEEDLAALPAILMAPLNSVVLYGQPDEGVMLVRVTESLKAELKDLFDKILEKQDHKEQLLHNVRRKLNGY, from the coding sequence TTGGGTTTGCAAATTTCCTTGCCAGATAGCCTTCGGCCTCTTTTAAGGAAACCTTTCGGGGTCTTATATACAGGTATTGGCAGTGATGCTGTCAAAAGTCTTGTAAAGGATCTCAATAATCCCACAAAACTTATATCTGTGGGCGATGTTACTACTTTCCACTTGCTAGATTCCAATATCATTCCAGATATACTTATCGTGGATGATAGGACAAAAAGGGCACCAGCTTCATCACAGGTCGTATTTGGAACAAAACATAAGGGTTTCGCTGAGATAACAGTGGATAATCCTCCCGGGGTAATAACCGAGGATCTGATCAACGTGATAAGCGATGCGATCGTGTCTGACAAAAATGTCCGAATATTCGTACAAGGCGAAGAAGATCTTGCAGCTTTGCCTGCGATACTAATGGCGCCTCTGAATTCGGTGGTCCTTTATGGCCAACCGGACGAAGGTGTAATGCTTGTAAGGGTTACAGAATCCCTTAAAGCAGAACTTAAGGATCTATTTGATAAGATCCTTGAAAAACAAGATCATAAAGAACAGTTATTACATAATGTGCGGAGGAAATTAAATGGATATTAA
- a CDS encoding 30S ribosomal protein S24e: protein MDINIIEDKNNALLNRHEVKFDATFKGSTPSRLDVRGKLAAMLNVPLELVILQKFENTYGMSAANGYAKIYEDAARMKVVEKEYVLKRNELPEAEVVEEAGE, encoded by the coding sequence ATGGATATTAATATCATTGAAGACAAAAACAATGCGCTTCTCAACAGGCATGAAGTGAAGTTCGATGCAACATTCAAAGGTTCCACACCTTCAAGGCTTGATGTCAGGGGCAAACTGGCTGCAATGCTTAACGTACCTCTTGAGCTTGTCATCCTTCAGAAGTTCGAGAACACCTACGGAATGTCTGCAGCAAATGGATATGCAAAGATCTACGAAGATGCAGCTCGTATGAAGGTCGTAGAGAAAGAATATGTCCTCAAGAGAAACGAACTTCCTGAGGCAGAAGTTGTAGAAGAAGCAGGTGAGTAA
- a CDS encoding 30S ribosomal protein S27ae translates to MAVKDYYKVNGESIERLRQFCPRCGDGVYLADHKDRLTCGKCGYTEFKK, encoded by the coding sequence ATGGCTGTTAAAGACTACTATAAAGTAAACGGCGAATCCATTGAAAGGCTAAGGCAGTTCTGCCCACGCTGTGGCGATGGTGTTTATCTTGCAGACCACAAGGACAGACTTACCTGTGGTAAATGCGGATACACTGAGTTCAAGAAATAA
- a CDS encoding response regulator translates to MSQIKILIVEDEKIVALGIKKMLKNLGYLVPSIASSGEEAISKAEITFPDLVLMDIMLKGDMDGVEAADQIRKRFEVPVVFLTAYSDEKILERAKRTNPYGYIIKPFEENSLHATIELALHNYKEEKAIK, encoded by the coding sequence ATGAGCCAGATTAAGATACTGATAGTGGAAGACGAAAAGATTGTCGCATTAGGTATTAAGAAGATGCTTAAGAACCTTGGATACCTTGTCCCCAGTATCGCATCATCGGGAGAAGAAGCGATCAGTAAAGCAGAGATAACATTTCCAGATCTTGTACTGATGGACATTATGCTAAAAGGGGATATGGATGGAGTCGAGGCTGCAGATCAGATACGAAAGCGATTTGAGGTCCCGGTAGTATTCCTCACTGCCTATTCTGATGAGAAGATATTAGAGAGAGCTAAAAGGACAAATCCTTATGGATATATTATCAAACCTTTTGAAGAGAATAGTCTTCATGCGACCATTGAGCTTGCACTTCACAATTACAAAGAAGAGAAAGCTATCAAATGA